Genomic DNA from Pelosinus sp. UFO1:
ATACCAACAACACCAACACTACCTAATGACCCCAAGTGAGATAACTTTGCCCCTGCAGTAAATAACAACACAAAAATTGTCCCACCGATTGCCAGCGCAGTTCCAAGATCAGGTTCTTTTAGTATTAAGCCAAATACTACCAACAATATAAGTAGCTGAGGAACAAGCCCTTTTAAAAATGTAGTTATCTTCTCTTGGTTCCTTGCTAAACTAGCCGAAGAAAATAACACCATACTTAATTTTGCAATTTCAGATGGCTGTAAATATAATGAGCCAAATCCAAGCCATCTACGAGCTCCATTTACGACTTTTCCTAGTCCAGGTATTAACACTAAGATTAAAAGAATGAGTGTGAATATTAATATTGGTGTAGCTAATTTACGCCACACATGATAATCCATATTCAATGTTAATAGCATAGCTATTACACCAAGTGTAACCCAAATGATTTGGCGCTTTAAAAAATAATAACTATCATTAAAATTAACGTAGGCTGAGACTGCGCTCGAACTATAAACCATTACAACACCAAAAATCAATAATGCAATAACAGCAAAAAACAGAACAAAATCTGGCGACTTAGGTCTTACCGCCAAAAGAGCTCCCCTCCTAACGTAAAATGCTATTGATATCTAGCCACTCGAACTTACAATTCATAAACTAATTTCTTAAATAATTTGCCACGTTCTTCATAACTAGCAAACATATCATAACTAGCGCATGCTGGAGAAAGCAAAACAACTTGTGGTTTTTTGGCAATTTGCTGTGCTAATTGTACAGCAGCAGCTAAACTAGTCACACTGTGGATTTGATTAACCCCTTGTGCAATAGCTGCCACTTCAAACCTTTCTTTAGCTTCACCCAACAAAATCAAATGATCCACTTTTTCCTTTATTAATTGCATAAAAACAGTTAAGTCCGTATTTTTATCCCGTCCCCCAGCAATTAATATAATGTTTTTATCAAAAGCCTCTAACGCTTTAATAGATGACTCAGGATTCGTAGCTTTAGAATCATTATAATAAGTAACACCATTTATCGTAGATACCATTTCAATACGATGCTCTACCCCAGTAAAATTAATTAAAGTTTTTACCATCGCAGATAAGGAAACTCCTGCAAAAAAAGCAACACCACAGGCGGCTAGTACATTTTCAATATTATGTCCACCTCTTAGCTGTATTTTGCTAACAGGAACTACTGCATAAGTCTTCCCTTGCCACTTCATAATGATCATGCCATCTTTAACAAAGATCCCAGTCGTTAATTCTGCCTGTCGACTAAAGAAGAATACTTTGGAAGGTACTTTACTAGCCATTTCTCTTACAGTCAGATCATCATAATTTAAAACGATATAATCATCACTTGTTTGATTTGCGAAAATCCGTTCTTTCATGGCGATATAATTCTCCATCGAATGATGCCGATCAAGGTGATCAGGAGTAATGTTTAAGATAGCAGCCACCCGAGGTCTAAAGTCAATACTTCCTTCTAGTTGAAAACTTGAAATTTCGGCTACTACAATACCTTTTTCACCGACTTCTGCTACTTCTTGCGATAGAGCCAGACCGATATTCCCGCCAACTACCACATTTCGATCTGTTGTTTTCACCATTTCACCAATCAATGTGGTAGTAGTCGTCTTACCATTGGTACCAGTAACAGCCAAAATTGGAGCAGGACATAATTGATATGCTACTTCAATTTCACTCATAACTTTTATATTTCTACTTTTAGCATTATTAATTAATGGAATATTAATTGATATCCCTGGTGAGACTACCACCCAGTCTACACCTTCTAATAACCCTTCATCTTGCCTACCTAAAGCTAGTGTTACACCACTTTCATGTATAGCCGAAAAATCCTTATTTTTTAGTAATTCTTGCGGTTTTGAATCACTTAACGTTACCTGTGCGCCACGATTCTGTAATACACAAGCAACGGATATACCACTAATACCAGCACCAAGAACCAGGACTTTTTTTTCAATAAAATCCACTTATATCCCTCCAGTCTGACTAACAACTAAAATAACTAATGCGATGGCGCTAAAGACGACCCCTGTTAACCAAAATACAGTAACTACCTTAGACTCAGACCAGCCCGCTAGCTCAAAGTGATGATGTATTGGACTCATACGGAATACGCGCTTGCCTGTTAATTTAAAGGAGATTACTTGAATGATCACAGACAAGGCCTCAAGCACAAACACGCCACCAACAATAACAAGCAGTAACTCAGTTTTCGTCAGAACAGCTACAGTAGCTAATGCCCCTCCAAGGGCTAATGATCCCGTATCTCCCATAAATATTTTTGCCGGATGAGCATTGTACTTTAAGAAACCAAGGCTTGCACCAGCTAATGCTACACAGAAAATAGCCAAGTTAGTTTTCGCAAAACTCATAGCAATTACTGCATAAGCTACTGCTGCAATCGTAGTAGTACCAGCGGCTAAGCCATCGAGACCATCTGTAAGATTTACAGCATTCGTAGTACCCACCAGTACCAAAAATATTAATACGTAGTACAGCGGACCAAAATCAACTGTAATTCCTAGTAAAGGCACCCATAAATCAGTACCCCGTCCCATATAATTCGTAGCAATGTATGCTAACGCTACAGCCATAATAATCTGACCTAGAAGTTTTTGTTTCGCTTTTAGTCCTAAAGAACGCCTTAAGGCCACTTTAATAAAATCATCCAAAAAACCAATTAAACCATGACCTAAGGTCACAAACAAAGCTAACCAAATTTCTGAACTCTTACCCCCAAAGATAACAACTGGTATGATAAGGGCGATTAGAATGATAATCCCCCCCATAGTCGGCGTACCCGCTTTGGCGTAATGACTTTCAGGGCCTTCCTGCCTAATGCTTTGCCCAAATTTCAATCCTCTAAGAACAGGAATTATCATGGGTCCAATTAGTAAAGCTATAATGAATGCCATTGCTGAAGCATATAACAACTCCTGCATAATCAACCTCCTAAACCATCAAAAAGAAACTTTTAAAATTTTACTGCTCTAATGTGCAGCACTAGAGCATGCTATTGTCGTATAACCTCTTACGAAAACATTTTTATAATATTCTCCATTTTCATACCTCGTGATCCCTTGACTAAAATAGTATCACCAGGCTCAATTAGTTTTTGTAATGCTTGTTG
This window encodes:
- the spoVE gene encoding stage V sporulation protein E, yielding MAVRPKSPDFVLFFAVIALLIFGVVMVYSSSAVSAYVNFNDSYYFLKRQIIWVTLGVIAMLLTLNMDYHVWRKLATPILIFTLILLILVLIPGLGKVVNGARRWLGFGSLYLQPSEIAKLSMVLFSSASLARNQEKITTFLKGLVPQLLILLVVFGLILKEPDLGTALAIGGTIFVLLFTAGAKLSHLGSLGSVGVVGIIAAIILEPYRLKRLLAFSDPWSDPLNTGYHIIQSLYALGSGGLFGVGLGRSREKFLYLPEPHTDFIFAILGEELGFIGTITVILLFFLFAWRGFKIAISAPDIYGSMLATGLTTMIVMQALMNISVVTASMPVTGIPLPFISFGGSALIFTLIGVGILLNISRYVQNK
- the murD gene encoding UDP-N-acetylmuramoyl-L-alanine--D-glutamate ligase, producing MDFIEKKVLVLGAGISGISVACVLQNRGAQVTLSDSKPQELLKNKDFSAIHESGVTLALGRQDEGLLEGVDWVVVSPGISINIPLINNAKSRNIKVMSEIEVAYQLCPAPILAVTGTNGKTTTTTLIGEMVKTTDRNVVVGGNIGLALSQEVAEVGEKGIVVAEISSFQLEGSIDFRPRVAAILNITPDHLDRHHSMENYIAMKERIFANQTSDDYIVLNYDDLTVREMASKVPSKVFFFSRQAELTTGIFVKDGMIIMKWQGKTYAVVPVSKIQLRGGHNIENVLAACGVAFFAGVSLSAMVKTLINFTGVEHRIEMVSTINGVTYYNDSKATNPESSIKALEAFDKNIILIAGGRDKNTDLTVFMQLIKEKVDHLILLGEAKERFEVAAIAQGVNQIHSVTSLAAAVQLAQQIAKKPQVVLLSPACASYDMFASYEERGKLFKKLVYEL
- the mraY gene encoding phospho-N-acetylmuramoyl-pentapeptide-transferase; this translates as MQELLYASAMAFIIALLIGPMIIPVLRGLKFGQSIRQEGPESHYAKAGTPTMGGIIILIALIIPVVIFGGKSSEIWLALFVTLGHGLIGFLDDFIKVALRRSLGLKAKQKLLGQIIMAVALAYIATNYMGRGTDLWVPLLGITVDFGPLYYVLIFLVLVGTTNAVNLTDGLDGLAAGTTTIAAVAYAVIAMSFAKTNLAIFCVALAGASLGFLKYNAHPAKIFMGDTGSLALGGALATVAVLTKTELLLVIVGGVFVLEALSVIIQVISFKLTGKRVFRMSPIHHHFELAGWSESKVVTVFWLTGVVFSAIALVILVVSQTGGI